Proteins co-encoded in one Crateriforma spongiae genomic window:
- a CDS encoding right-handed parallel beta-helix repeat-containing protein has translation MNINRPLLLFAFTLWTLPSSLLIAQTVENARPAHANDARTSLPHQPVGDGVADDTMAIQAAVDRSTGSLRFAPGVYRLTRPIVIDLDRVGWTSLHGDGVVRFVMTGPGPAIQFTGTHDGTASPSTVRPGVWDRQRAPLIDGIEIVGKHPEADGIEASGTMQLTMTRLVIRNSRHAIRLTGRNRNVTIGQCHLYENAGIGVLMEDLNLHQINIANCHISYNQGGGVVSRRSEIRNLQIGTCDIEGNHAGDGSPATANILLDSNDASVAEVAIVGCTIQHTHEATDSANIRITGIPEARSFTQDRRVGNITIANNVLSDVQFNIDLEDVRGITISGNTMWKGYEANLRAKNCREIALSGNLYDRNPQYHYGDGADAKLGMILEGCGNLTLNGEVFQGIVHQDAVVELADCEGVSISGCVLANFNRAAFRMKDVRFSSISNCLISGLGDESVAFAKVGENDVVLRNNRFRKLTQEDTHEITDDRQ, from the coding sequence ATGAACATCAATCGACCACTGCTGCTTTTTGCATTTACGCTATGGACGCTGCCATCGTCGTTGCTGATCGCGCAAACCGTTGAAAATGCCCGCCCGGCACACGCTAACGATGCACGCACTTCCCTGCCGCACCAACCAGTCGGTGACGGAGTCGCCGACGACACCATGGCGATTCAGGCGGCCGTGGACCGCTCCACCGGTTCGCTGCGTTTCGCCCCAGGCGTTTACCGACTGACTCGGCCCATCGTGATTGACCTGGATCGCGTCGGTTGGACCAGCCTGCATGGCGATGGAGTTGTCCGTTTTGTAATGACGGGGCCTGGGCCCGCAATTCAATTCACCGGGACGCACGATGGAACCGCCAGCCCATCGACGGTCCGGCCGGGTGTTTGGGATCGCCAGCGTGCCCCACTGATCGACGGAATTGAAATCGTCGGCAAGCATCCCGAGGCCGACGGGATCGAAGCATCCGGTACGATGCAGTTGACGATGACTCGCCTAGTGATCCGCAACAGCCGACACGCTATTCGCCTGACAGGTCGCAATCGCAATGTCACGATTGGACAATGCCACCTGTATGAAAACGCGGGCATTGGTGTGCTGATGGAAGACTTGAACTTGCATCAAATCAACATCGCCAACTGTCACATCAGTTACAACCAAGGCGGTGGCGTGGTGTCACGTCGCAGTGAGATCCGCAACCTGCAGATCGGTACCTGCGACATCGAAGGGAACCATGCGGGCGATGGTTCGCCCGCGACCGCAAACATCCTGCTGGATTCGAACGATGCATCGGTGGCGGAGGTCGCGATCGTCGGCTGTACGATCCAACACACCCACGAGGCAACGGATTCCGCAAACATTCGCATCACCGGCATCCCGGAAGCGCGATCGTTCACACAAGACCGTCGTGTCGGAAACATCACCATCGCCAACAATGTGCTTTCCGACGTCCAGTTCAACATCGACCTCGAGGACGTGCGAGGGATCACGATTTCGGGCAACACAATGTGGAAGGGTTATGAAGCGAACTTACGAGCCAAGAATTGCCGAGAGATCGCGTTGTCGGGCAACTTGTACGACCGAAACCCGCAATATCACTATGGCGACGGCGCGGACGCAAAGCTGGGCATGATCCTGGAAGGCTGTGGAAACCTGACACTCAACGGCGAGGTGTTTCAGGGAATCGTGCACCAGGACGCGGTGGTCGAGTTGGCTGATTGCGAGGGCGTTTCGATCAGTGGCTGTGTCTTGGCAAACTTCAACCGAGCCGCCTTTCGAATGAAGGACGTTCGCTTCTCCAGCATCTCAAACTGCCTGATCAGCGGCCTGGGTGACGAGTCGGTCGCCTTTGCAAAGGTTGGTGAAAACGACGTCGTTCTGCGCAACAACCGCTTTCGAAAACTGACACAAGAAGATACCCACGAGATAACCGACGATCGTCAGTAA
- a CDS encoding DUF4185 domain-containing protein: MFVCLGMFARSVANEPYPKSPIIERIQLDWKTHRRAAQGSDNFQLTWAQDGHLYGAWGDGGGFGGSNSKGRVGLGVAKIEGPADDYRGTNIWGGVDGQNPAQFDGKSWGMIGVDEQLHMWVVPDRPPGKDYRNHYEFIRLASSRDFGATWNKSGWKFTSFDNLTIPTFLNFGRANRGVPESFGDYVYSYFIRPSDPKIQQQGNDAAGLIVHRPGTIYLARIATDQLQFGPDRDRFEFFAGLSPDDQPKWGSIDEKRPVFRDSNGVGWCMSACYHPGLQRVLICTEHGESKAGLLGVFDAPAPWGPWTTVEYYSPERPFGAKRPGSDWPWKNNVFFIAFPTKWFDGLDFTANFTGAGTGKDNDSFNTVSGRFVLRSRQ; encoded by the coding sequence ATGTTTGTCTGCCTTGGAATGTTCGCCCGGTCGGTCGCCAACGAGCCCTATCCCAAAAGTCCAATCATTGAACGAATTCAGTTGGACTGGAAGACGCACCGACGTGCCGCACAGGGTAGTGACAACTTTCAATTGACCTGGGCACAGGATGGCCACCTTTATGGGGCTTGGGGTGACGGTGGAGGCTTCGGCGGATCCAATTCCAAGGGCCGTGTCGGATTGGGGGTGGCCAAGATTGAAGGTCCCGCCGATGACTATCGAGGCACCAACATCTGGGGCGGAGTCGACGGTCAAAATCCGGCCCAGTTCGATGGCAAAAGCTGGGGAATGATCGGCGTTGACGAACAGCTTCACATGTGGGTTGTCCCCGATAGACCACCAGGCAAGGACTACCGAAACCATTATGAATTCATTCGCTTGGCAAGTTCTCGTGACTTCGGTGCCACATGGAACAAATCCGGCTGGAAATTCACCTCTTTCGACAACCTGACCATACCAACGTTCCTAAACTTTGGACGTGCAAACCGGGGCGTCCCTGAATCGTTTGGCGACTATGTTTACAGCTATTTCATTCGGCCGAGTGATCCCAAAATACAACAACAAGGAAACGACGCCGCCGGATTGATCGTCCATCGCCCAGGGACGATTTACCTTGCCCGCATCGCCACGGATCAACTTCAATTCGGACCAGATCGCGATCGCTTCGAGTTCTTTGCCGGGCTGAGCCCTGACGATCAGCCCAAGTGGGGCTCCATTGACGAAAAACGTCCTGTCTTTCGCGATTCAAACGGGGTCGGATGGTGCATGAGTGCGTGTTACCACCCTGGATTACAGCGAGTCCTGATCTGCACGGAACACGGTGAAAGCAAGGCGGGTTTACTGGGAGTTTTTGATGCACCCGCACCCTGGGGTCCCTGGACAACCGTGGAGTATTACAGTCCGGAGAGACCGTTCGGTGCCAAGCGACCGGGAAGCGACTGGCCGTGGAAGAACAACGTATTCTTCATCGCCTTCCCAACCAAATGGTTCGACGGCTTGGACTTCACCGCAAATTTCACCGGCGCAGGCACGGGAAAAGACAACGACTCGTTCAACACAGTCAGCGGTCGATTCGTTTTGAGAAGCCGTCAATAG
- a CDS encoding sulfatase-like hydrolase/transferase, with amino-acid sequence MKVESRVYPMLRFAVVACVLIFPWQVGAEDRPNVILIMADDVSWECFGCYGGEDYETPNIDRLAAQGIRFEHCYSTPICTPSRVKIMTGKYGFRNYTHFGYLHPDERTFGHMMQDAGYQTAIAGKWQLNGLYNSLPGNQDSTRPMNAGFHESLLWQVTRGKGGDGGERFWDPPLEHNGNFITKEENAGKYGPDLLTDFVCDFVERNRDKPFFVYYPMVLVHDPFVPTPDTVGDQAITHALNKAPKGAKARKANFVAMVQYMDKLIGRIADKVDSLGLGEDTIILFTADNGTNTSIRSRWNGTEIQGGKAGMKDNGTHVPLVARWTGHTPKGSVLSDLVDFTDFYATLSDVAGREATADDPIDGRSFFPQLNGQPGNLREWVLCHYQCYWKKKPGQYARTAQYKLYRDGRYYQVPVDLDESNDLGDSVNGEAANVRKELAYLLEKCPPVPPGALDKNTKVRPTYPETPNLFAQ; translated from the coding sequence ATGAAAGTGGAAAGCCGCGTGTACCCGATGCTTCGTTTTGCCGTCGTTGCCTGTGTGTTGATATTCCCATGGCAGGTTGGGGCAGAGGACCGTCCCAACGTGATTCTGATCATGGCCGATGATGTCAGTTGGGAATGCTTCGGGTGCTACGGCGGTGAAGACTACGAAACGCCCAACATCGATCGATTGGCCGCGCAGGGCATTCGTTTCGAACATTGCTATTCGACACCGATCTGTACTCCGTCACGTGTCAAAATCATGACGGGGAAATATGGTTTTCGAAATTACACGCACTTCGGCTACTTGCATCCTGATGAACGAACGTTTGGCCACATGATGCAAGACGCGGGTTACCAAACGGCAATCGCGGGGAAATGGCAGCTGAATGGTCTGTACAACTCGTTGCCAGGCAACCAAGATTCCACGCGACCGATGAATGCCGGCTTTCACGAATCATTGCTGTGGCAGGTCACCCGCGGCAAAGGCGGTGACGGTGGCGAACGTTTCTGGGACCCGCCGCTGGAACACAACGGGAATTTCATTACGAAGGAAGAAAACGCTGGAAAATACGGACCAGATTTATTGACCGATTTCGTTTGCGATTTTGTGGAACGCAATCGTGACAAGCCATTCTTTGTTTATTACCCGATGGTTCTGGTCCATGACCCGTTTGTCCCCACGCCGGATACGGTGGGTGACCAGGCAATCACACATGCATTGAACAAGGCACCGAAGGGGGCCAAAGCCCGAAAGGCGAACTTTGTGGCCATGGTCCAGTACATGGACAAGCTGATCGGTCGAATCGCCGACAAGGTTGATTCGCTGGGCTTGGGCGAAGACACCATCATTCTGTTCACTGCGGACAACGGCACCAACACAAGCATCCGGTCCCGATGGAATGGCACCGAGATTCAAGGTGGCAAAGCAGGAATGAAAGACAACGGGACGCACGTTCCACTGGTTGCTCGGTGGACGGGGCACACGCCGAAGGGAAGCGTGTTGTCTGACCTGGTCGACTTCACTGACTTCTATGCGACGCTATCAGATGTTGCGGGCCGCGAGGCGACTGCTGATGATCCGATCGATGGAAGAAGCTTCTTCCCGCAACTCAATGGCCAGCCGGGGAATCTTCGCGAGTGGGTCCTATGCCACTATCAATGCTATTGGAAGAAGAAGCCAGGGCAGTACGCCAGAACGGCACAATACAAGTTGTATCGCGATGGACGCTATTACCAAGTTCCGGTGGACTTGGACGAGTCCAATGATCTTGGCGATTCGGTCAATGGTGAAGCGGCCAATGTTCGAAAGGAACTCGCGTACTTGTTAGAAAAGTGCCCGCCCGTTCCACCGGGAGCGTTGGACAAAAACACCAAGGTCCGGCCAACGTATCCGGAAACACCGAATCTTTTTGCGCAGTGA